The candidate division WOR-3 bacterium DNA segment GCTCTTTCCCGATAAGAATAGAACAAATTGGTTTTATTACCTAAAATAAAGAAGAAAGTTTGGAAATCAGGTACATAAACCATTGAACTTCCTTTTGTTTTGTTTATTGGCAATGAATCAATAAGATACCAACTATCTCCTTGGGTATACTGCCAGAATTGAGCTGTTCCTCCTTTGAGACAATAAATTTTACCATCTTTATAAGTCAAAGAAGTTCCATTTTTTGGTTTTTTCTTCTTTTTACTATTAGAAGGTGCTTCGGGAAGAGAAGATAATTGAGTGAAAGAATCAGTAAAAATATTATATTTATAAAAATCACCATATTTGCCCTTTAAAATATAAATATTATATCTACCATCATAGGCTAAACAACTTCCTTCGTCCATTGGTTTACCGCTTGGATTTATTGGAATATCTTTTCTTTTTATCCAAGTATCTCGTTCAATGTGATAAGAATATAAATTATTAGTTTTTGAACCATAAAGCAAATAGATAAAACTAGAATCTAATTTTTTTACATAAATCATATCACAACCGCTTTTCAATTTTGTTTCTTTTCCGGAAGGATATTTGAAGCCGTAAGGAATATCTTTTCTTCTTTCCCATTTTCTTTGAGAAATATTGTATCGCCAGAATTCTAAAGTATTGCCACCTTTGATGAGATAGATATAATTGGAATTATCACTTGCTAAAGCACATCCTTTTTTTATTCTTTTTTTCTTTTCTCCACCAGGAACAGTTTCTAATTTTTGCCAATTATCACTTAAAATATCGTAAAGAATAAAATTATTAGTGTTGCTACCAGTTATTGCGTAGATAAATCTCGGAGGCAAGTAGGTCATATCACTGCCGTCTTTTACAGGTTTATCAGCAATTAAATCTTTTCTTTTTTTCCATCCTGGCTCGGGAAGGCTATAAGTAAAAATTGTGTCATAATAGACAATTACTGGATTATGTTCATTTGTTATAAGCGAACAGATTACTGGATGAACACCAGGAGTTAAAGTAATATTTTCCAAAATCACCGTATCATAAATAGGATGGTAAATAGTAGAAGATAGGTGCCCACTTCGGCGGAAAGTATTCTCACCAATTTTAATTACTAAAATATAATCCCGAGAAAAGAAAGAATCGTTTCTGGTAATAACTTTTAAATTAAAAGGCACCTCGGCAAAAATTGTTTCCGGTGTAATTTTTTCAATATAAAAATAATAAGGAGTAAAAGTATCAATAAGATGGATAGTATCTCGGATTTTATTAGAAATCGTCCAAATATAAGGTCCAAAATAAGTAGTATCCCAAATAGTAGTGAAAGTCTGGTATTTCAAAAAATCTCCTTCTCTTCGCCAAACTTTCACTACCAAAGTATCATAAGGCTGAACTTCTAAGGGGTTTAAATTTAAGGCATAATAGTTCCAAAGATTACCTTGTTGAGAAGTTAGTTGGCAAGAATCGATTATAAACTTATTATTTCTTTTTAAATAAGCTTTCATATAAGCAATTGGCGATAATGGTTCATAGGGCAAAATATGAGCAACAACAAAAGTTACGGCATTTGGATAAATATCAAATATTAAATTAGATTCAGTTTTTCTAAAATTTTTAATTCGAAAACTTAAAGTTTCTTGAAAACGGGAGAATATTCCAATTGTTTCTCCAAGAACATCAGCAAAGAATTGATAACGAGCAAATCCGTTTCCTAGTCGAAAAATTTCGGCATAGATAGTATCCGAAGTGTTTTGAGTATATACTTTAATTGTTTCAATTTCTATTTCCGGTTCAATCCGCACAAAACCAATCATTAATTGGGAAAAAGCAAAAGAGAAAAAAGTTAAAAAAAATACTAAAATTTTTATCATCTTAAAATTATGATAAAAATTTTTTGAAAAGTCAATATTTAGAGATTTGTCAGGTTTATTTTACTTTATTAAATATTGATAAACTCGATATTTCTTATAAAGTTTTACTCCCCAAGTTTCAATTGGTCTAATTATTTCAATATTATCTTCTAAAATCCAGGATACCTCTCCCCATTCATAACCCAGTTGCTTGCCTCCCAAGAAAGTTTCGTAATAAAGCAAAGCATCAACGCCAGTTTTCCTAAATTTCTTTTTTACTCCTAACGCCCATAGTCGAGCACTTTTAATTTTTCTTTGATAATATAAAAATTTAAAAATCCCAAAAGGAAAAAGTTTGCCTTTTAAATGAATTAAAACTTCGTTATAATTGGGTAGGGCAATACTTATTCCGGCTGGTTCTCCATCTACTTCCACAATAGGAATTATTTCGCTTTTGGCAATCGGTTTCAATTTTTTCCCTAAATAATTAATCTCTTCATCCGTTAAAGGAGTGAAATCCCAATTTTCTTGCCAAGCATCATTATAAACTTCTTTTATTTTTTTTAATTCAATATCTAATCTTTTTAAATTTACTTTTCTTACAATAAACCTTTCTTTCTTTTTTAACTTTTCAATAAGATTAGCAATTTTTTGGGGAACAAATTGGTCTAAATTAATATAGTAAGCATATAAATCTTTTGCTTTTACCATTCCGTATCTTTCAGCAAATTCCAAATAATAAGGAGGGTTATAGGACATTTTAATTACCGGAGGAGTATCAAAACCTTCGTAAAGAAAAGCACATTCATCATTTAAAGCCGGATTAGCCGGCCCAACCATTGTTTCCATCCCTTTTGATTTTAACCATTCTTTAGCAGTATCAAATAAGGCACAAGCAACATCAAAATTATTAATTACTTCAAAAAATCCAAAGAAGCCAATGTTTTTTTTATGATGATTTACATAATTATAATCGATGATGCCGGCAATTCTTCCGACTACTTCATTTTTTAAATAGGCTAAAAAAAGTTCAATATCCGCGTGGGTAAAATAAGGATTTTTTTCTTTGGAGACCGTTTCTTTCACATCACTAATTAATGGTGGAACAAAATTTTTATCATTTTTATAAATTTTAAAAGGTAGTTTAACAAATAAATCTAGCTCCCTTTTATTTTTAACCTTTTCAACTTTTATCATTACCTCTCCTACAACAGGGATCTTAATTTTTTAAACACTTCTAAGGCAAAGTCAATATCCTCTTCCTTATGGGTAGCCATATAACTTGTTCTAATTAATGAACGATTAGGAGGAACTGCCGGAGGAATTACTGGATTGGTAAAAATTTTATTTTTAAAAAGATTCTGCCAAAATTTTAATGTTTTTATATCTTCCCCAATAATTATTGGAATAATTGGAGTTACACTATTACCAGTGTCGTAGTCTAATTCCTTTAAACCTTTTCTCATTTTTTCAGTGATTTTCCATAAGTTTTTTCTTCTTTCAGGTTCAGTTTGTATGATTTCTAGTACTTTTAAAGCTGCTCCTAAAGAAGCCGGAGGTAGACTAGCAGAAAAAATTAGTGAGCGGGCATTATGACGAATGTAGGTAATTACCTTTTTTTCACCAACTACAAAACCGCCGATGGTTGCAAAGGATTTGGAAAAGGTACCCATAATTAAATCCACTTTATCCTCTAATCCGAAGTGTTCTGCAGTGCCACGTCCATTCTCTCCTAATACACCAACCGCGTGGGCTTCATCTAAAAGGACACGGGCGCCGTATTTTTCTTTCAATCTGATAATTTCTGGCAAATCGCATAAATCTCCTTCCATACTAAAAACTCCATCAACAACAATAAGTTTGCCCGAGTTTTTAGGAAGAGATTTTAAAATTCTTTCCAAACTTGCCATATTATTATGGGGAAACCTCTTTACATTTCCAAAGGATAATTTACAGCCATCAATAATAGAAGCGTGGTCAAGTTTATCGGTAATTACGTAATCATTTTTACCTACTAAAGAAGAAATGATTCCTAAGTTAGTTTGATAACCGGTAGAAAAAACAATACAGTCATCTTTCTTAAAAAATTTTGCTAACTTTTCTTCCAATTCTAAATGTAAATCTAAAGTACCGTTAAGGAATCGGGAGCCGGTGCAACCTGTGCCGTATTTTTTAACAGCCTCAATAGCTGCCTCTTTCACTCTCGGATCATTGGTTAATCCTAAATAGTTATTAGAACCTAACATTAAATACTTTTCTCCCTTAATTGTTACCCAATTGCTCGCTTCGGATTCAATAGGTTTAAAATAAGGATAATATCCGCGATTAATCGCTTCTTCTACTTTTTTATAATAAGTTTCACATTTATCAAATAGATCCATAGTTAATAGGCTCGGGCATAATAAATTATTAATTTAGTTTTTTTGCCACAAGATATGCATTTGCCTTCTTTTTTTTCATCCAAAGGAATACAGCGGGGTGTTGTTTTTGTTTCTTCTTTTATTTTTTCTTCGCATTCTCTTTTACCACACCAAAATATTTTTGCCATTCCCTTCTTTTCTAATATTTCTTCTTTCATTTTTGTTAACTCGTCATAGAAAAAGATTCTTTCTTTAAGAAAATTTTCTGCTTTTAAATAAAGATTTTTCTGAAGGTGATCTAAGATATTTTTTAAATTCTCTTTTAAATTTGACCACTTTATATTTTCCCTAATTTGATAATCTCGGCTGACTATTCTCATCTCTTCTTTTTCTAATTCCTTTTGACCGATTTCTATCCGTAAAGGAACACCTTTTAATTCCCATTCGTTAAATTTCCAACCAGGAGTATATTCTTTTCGGTCATCAAAATAGACCCTAAAATCCTTTTTTAGTTCTTCTTTTAAGGCTTCACATTTTTTTAGGATTTTTTCGTCATCTTTACCATAAAGAATAGGAATAATGACAATTTGGATTGGGGCAATGTTAGGAGGTAGAATAAGACCATTATCATCGCCGTGGATCATAATGAGTGCTCCAATTAATCTTGTGGAAACACCCCAAGAAGAACCCCAAGGATATTTTTCTTTATTATCCCTATCCAAAAATTTGATATTAAAAGCTTTAGAAAAATTTTGTCCCAAATTATGGGTAGTTCCTGATTGCAAAGCCTGGCCATCGGGCATTAATGCTTCAATTGTGTAGGTTCTGATTGCTCCAGCAAATCTTTCTGAGGGGGGTTTAAGGCCAGAAATGACCGGTAAAGCGAGTTCTTCTCTTAAAAATTCAATATAAATATTTAAAATTAATTTTGCCTCTCTCTCGGCTTCTTCAAAGGTCTGATGTAAAGTGTGTCCTTCCTGCCAAAGGAATTCAGTGGTTCTTAAAAATAACCGAGTAGTTTTTTCCCAACGGACAATATTACACCATTGATTGATTAAAATAGGTAAATCCCGATAAGATTTTACCCATTTAGCATACATACTACAAATTATCGCTTCCGATGTTGGTCTCACTGCTAATCTTTCTGATAAATCCTCTTCACCACCTTTTGTGACCCAAGCCACTTGAGGAGCAAATCCTTTCACATGTTCCGCTTCTTTTTTTAAAAAACTTTCTGGAATAAAAACAGGAAAATAAGCATTCTGGTGACCGGTTTCTTTAAATCTTTTATCCAAGGCCTTTTGAATATTTTCCCATAAACTGTAACCGTAAGGTCTTATTACCATACAACCTTTTATTGGTGCATAATCGGCTAATTCGGCTTTTAAAATTACCTGCGTATACCATTCGGAGAAGTTTTCGCTTTTCTTAACCAATTCTTTCATATTTTAAAAGATACGTAAAATTTTTAAATTGTCAATAAGAAGAAGAATAAAAAGAAAAAAGAGATAATAACTAAAGTAATAAAACCTTTTTTTAATTACTAAATATTTTAAAAAGTAGAGGGCGAAGAGCCCAAAAATAAAAGAAGAGAGAAATCCTAAGAAACAAGAAAGAGAAAGAAAAAGGGAAGGATTCTTATAAAATTCCAAAACATTGGCACCAATAATTGTTGGCAGTCCTAAGAGAAAAGAGAAATAAAATCCTTCTTCTTTTCTTATTCCTAAGTACAGGGCACCAGCGATTGTTGAGCCCGAACGGGAAATTCCCGGAAAAATTCCCAAAATTTGGAAAATACCAATAATCAATGATTGAAAATAATTAATCGAAAAAAACTTTTCTCTGGCATATTTGGTAAAATATATCAAAAAACCGCTTATTAAAAAGAAATAGGGGAGAGAATCAAAATTAGAAAAGGTTTTTTCAATAATATTTTTGAAAAACAAACCAATTAAAACAATAGGAATTAAGGCAATAATAATTTTTAATAAAAGAAAGTAATTTTTATTTTTGATCTCTCTTTTAATGAGAGAAAGAAGGAAAAAGATTAATGAAAGAGTTGTTCCCAAATGAAGACAAAGAAGGAGAGAAATATTGGGATTCAATTTTAAAATTCTTTGGAATATTAATAAATGACCGGAACTAGAGATTGGCAAAAATTCCGTCACCCCCTGCAAGGCGCCTAAGAAAATTACTTTTAAAATTTCCATTTAAAAATAATAAGTATAACCAAAATAAATTCTTGCGTCAAAGAGATTTGCTTTGATTGGTAAAGCAAAGGTTAGATAAAAAATACCATTTTTTGTGAAGAATTCCGAGCCTAAACCGTAACTCGTTAAAGAAATCGGTTTTTTATTTTTCCCATATCCGTAATCAATAAAAAGATAAGGGAAAAAGAGATTTTTATATAGATATTTCAGGTGATTGCGAAACACTAATAAAAAAGGAGAGAGATATTTATTTTCGGGAAAAGCCCGGACATTATTTTTTCCACTTATTGAAAATTTTTCGTAATCATAAATTGTATCCTTTAAGAAAATATTGCCTAAGAAAAATTCGGAATGGAGAAGAAAATTTTCTTTTAAAAAGGAGAAGAGAAATTCTAATTTCATTTCGGTTTTTAATTTTAGGTTATTTGATCGGTTGGCAATTTTTCTTTCGCCGGCCAATGTTTTCAAGGAGAGATAAAATCCTCGCTGGTAATTACTAATTTTATTATTAAAAATTAATTCCTGACCAATGGAAAAAGTTTGTGACGAGGGATAGGGTAATAAACGGGAGTTATTAAATTCCTTCTGAAAGATAAAATTTAGTGTGAACTCATCAATTTTTGTTGGCAAATAAAAGTTAAAATCTAAATTAAAAACAGAGTAAGCGGTATCAAAGTTTTTAAAATAAGTAGAAAATAAAATTTTTTTAAATACAAAAAGGTAAGGCTGTTGACAAGAAAAGAAATAAAAATTTTTATTCTGCTCTTTTTCTATTGCTAAATTAAATTCTTCTAAATTATTTAAAAAATTAAAAATTCTTAAACTTAAATTTAAGAAAAAAATTTTTTCATTAGGAAGATAAGAAAAAAGAAAGAAAAAATTGTTTTTCCTTGGATTAGAAAAGGAAAAGGTTAAAGAGTATTTTTTTTCCTCGTTGAGAATAAGAAAATAATTATCAATATCAAGATTAAGATTTCTTTTAATATTTTTTTTCATCTTTTCAATTAAACTTTTTTGGAAATAGAAGGGTTTAACAAATCTTGCTCCTTTTTTTAAAAGTCTCTCATTGAAAATAATTTCACCTTCCAAAGAAAGATTATCAATTTTTACCATTTCTCCTTCCTCAATAATTATTGTAAAATTTACTTTTTTCCCTTCTAACTCAAAATCTTTCAAATCAATCTTTACAAAAGGAAAACCAATTTCCCAATAAAAATCAGCAATCTTTTTAATAATTTTATTTAAATTATTTTGAGAATAATAATAATCTTTTTCTTTAATTAATTTCTCTAAAGTATCAGGTTTAATGAATTTAGATTGAATGTTAATTTTTCCCAGTTGATATCTTTCGTTCTCTTCAATAAAATAAAAGAGAGTTAAAAAGTTCTTCTCTTTTTTCATTGCGATATTTACTTTTACATCAAAAAAACCCTCTTTTAAGTAAAAGTCAATAATTTTTTTTCTAAGTTCAAAAATTTCTTCTTGGTTTTGAGGCAGTGAAAAAATGATTTTCGGTTTTATTTTTTTCCAACCTTTAATTTCTACTTTATTAATTTTTAATTCTTGAGAAAAAAGAGAGATAAAAAAGAGAAGAGTTATTTTTGGAAAAGATAGGCTCGCCAATTTTCGGGAATTTCTGGCAGGGAGTTTAACAAAAAGGTAATATAATTTGGCGCCTTTGGTTTTTTCAAAAGTTTTAAATTGGTTTCACTTAATCTTTTATTTCCTTTAAGAGTATTACACTCCACACAGGCACAGACTAAATTTTCCCATTCATCTTTTCCGCCAAAGGCCTTAGGTATTATGTGATCAGTGGTTAAAGGGACATTCTTTCTTCCACAATATTGACAGGTGTAATTATCTCTTTTTAAAATATTTTTCCTTGTTAAAGGAATTTCTCTTCTTTTTACTTTTACATAATAAGAAAGGCGAATAACGCTAGGCATTACTAAACTGGTGCTTGGCGTTCTGATTTTTTTGCCATCTTCTGCTTCAATCAACTCTGCCTTCTTTAAAAACAATAATTTCAATGCTTTCTTTAATTTACAGATTGTTAATGGCTCGTAATTGGCATTTAAAAGCAAAATCTTTTTCTCAAACATTATTCTTCAATTTTAATTCCTTGGAACCAAAGTTCTTCTTTTATTTTATCCATTATTATCTTAATTCTTTTGATTTCGTTTCTCGTATATTCAAAATAAGGGCTATCTTCTTTCACTTTATTATAATTATTAATTGCTTCTTTATATAAATAATAAGCATCTTTTAACTGTTTATTTTTCTGTGCCTCTTCGGCTCTTCTTCTTTTAATATCGCCGGCAATAACAAAAGCCACATCTAAATTAGGAGAGATTGCTAATGCCTTTCTTAATTCTTCCTCGGCTTTAGAGTAATTGCCCGTTTGTTGATAATAATCAGCCAGATGAATATGGGGCATCGGATCGTTAGGCGACAAATTTAATGCTCTATTAAACATCTCTAAAGCATTTTTATATTTCTTTTGCTTTAAATAGACATCACCAATTTTCAAAATTATTGCTACATTATTGGGATTTTTGGAAAGGATATAATTATATTCATTTATTGCTTTATCATATTCATTCAATTCAAACAATATATCACCATATTTTTCTCTCAAAGATAATTCTTCAGAATAACGGATAAGACATTTTTCAAACATACTTTTTGCCTCTTTAAACCTTTTTCTTCTGGTTAAAAACTCACCATATTTATAAAAAATATCAAGTCTTTCCGGACAACGAGTAATCAAAAGAGAATATAAAGAATCTGCCTTCCTATCTTGATTGGTTTTTATATAAATCTCAGCCAAACCTAAATATAATTCCACATTAGTGGTATCAAGATTGATCCCTTTCATATATAAACTTTCCGCTTTATTTAAATTATTCAAAGAAAGATATAAATCCCCTAAAGCCTCATAACCTTTGCTATTTTTGTTGTCAATCTTTAATGCTTTTAAATAATATTCTTCTGCTTTAGAAGCATCTCTCAGTTTTCGGTAGGTATTACCAATTGCGATATAAACTTCGTAATAATTAGAGTCATAACTTAAAGCAGTATTAAAATTTTCTAAGGCTTTTTCCCATTCACTTTGTTTATAATATTCCGCACCAATACTATAATATTTTTCTGCTTCTTTTCTTCTCTCTAAAAGTTCCTCTTCGGTATATTTTTTAACAGTGGTAGTTGGTGCACAGCTCAAAATAAAGAATAGAATAAAAAGCACATTAGATATTTTTTTCATTTTTTCTCCTTTTATTCTCATTTTATTATATGGAGCCGACGGGATTCGAACCCGTGACCTTTTGACTGCCAGTCAAACGCGCTCCCACTGCGCCACGGCCCCATTATTAAATAAATTTAACTAAAATTTTTTAAAAAATCAATAAAAGTTAAATTAAAGCCGTTTTTAGGATTTTTAAAATAACTTCATCATAAGAGATACCGGCACATTCTGCTTCTTTTGGTAGGTCAGAAAGTTCGGTAAGTCCCGGTAAAGTATTTATTTCTAAGAAATAGGGTTTTTGGTTATTCTTTACTACCAAATCAATTCGGGAATAACCTTTGGCACCAATAATTTTATGGGCTTTTAATGAAAGTTCTTGGATTTTTAAACTTGTTTTTTTGTCCAATCTTGCCGGTACGATAAATTCGGTTTCTCCTTTGGTATATTTTGCCTTATAAGAATAAAATCTTTCTTTCTTAGGAACCAGTTCTAAAATTGGTAAAGGTTTATCATCAAGAATTCCACAAGTGGCAATCATCCCTTCAATATACTCTTCAAAGAATATATCACCAAATTCTCTTCTTAAAATTTTTGTTCTTTGTATTAATTTCTTTTTGTTGTCAATAATTTCTACTCCGACACTCGAGCCTTCGTATCTTGGTTTAACGACAATAGGAAAACCTAATTTTTTTTCGGCTAAAGTTACTTTCTCTACCAAATCTTCGTTTCTATTTAGAGTAACAAATTTGGGCGTAGGGATTTTTCCATATTGAAATAGAATTTTTGTTAGTATTTTATCCATTCCCAAAGCCGAAGCCAAAACACCAGAGCCAGTATAAGGAATTCCGAGTAATTCTAAAAAACCCTGAATTGTGCCGTCTTCACCGGGTTTACCATGGAGGGCAATAAAGGCAATATCGATTTTCGCTTCGGTTATCTGTTTATGAAAATTTCGGCCAATATCAATAAGTTCATATTTTAAACCAATTCTTGCTAATGCCTTAGCAACATTCTTAGCAGTTAAAAGCGAAATCTCCCTTTCTTTTGACCAACCACCGCAGATAATTCCGATCTTTTTATTTTTTAAATATTGAATTAACTTTTTATTGTTCAAAATGGATTATTGTGCAGGTAAGGGTTCTTTCTACTCCGGAAATGGTTTGGATTTTTTCAATCACGATTCGACCCAAAGTATTAAAATCAGGAGCCTTAATTGTTGCGATGATATCAAAAGGTCCGGCAATTGCGTCCACATGGGTAATTTCTTTAATTTTTGATAATTCTTCATACACATAACGAGCCTTACCTGCTTGGACATTAATTAAAATATATGCCTCTGCCATTTTTAACTCCTTTTTAAAAAATTAATCCAGTAATATCCTCTTTGCCAATTGCTACACAAGTTATTGTTTCGTCAACACCATCAATTGTTCTAATCTTTTCGTCCACGATTACGGCAATAGTTTCAATTTCTGTTGCTTGGATTATTGCAATAATATCGTAAGGACCCAGAACCATTTCTGCATATTGGACATTAGGAATTTGGAGTAATTTATTTAAAACCTCTTTTGTTTTTCCGGGTAGACAATTAATTAAAATAAAAGCTGTTCTTTTCATTTTTTTCTAGTTAAGTTTAATTTTTAATTAAATTTAAATTTAAATTTTTTACCAAATACCTGTTTTTAAATATTCATCAATTGCTCGGGCTGCCACTTTACCAGCTCCCATTGCTAAGATTACGGTTGCCGCACCAGTAGCAATATCGCCGCCGGCAAAAACCCCTTTTTTAGTGGTTTTACCAGTGTTTTCGTCAACAATAATATTTCCGTGTTTACCAACTTCAATTCCTTTGGTTGTTTGCGGAATTAAGGGATTAGGACTTTGACCAATAGCAACAACGACGGTATCAACTGGTATTTTGAAGTTAGAATCGGGGATAGGTATTGGTCTTCTTCTTCCACTATGATCCGGTTCACCAAGTTCCATTTTGATACATTCCATTTCTTTTACCCGACCATTTTCATCGGCATAATATCTTACCGGTAATGTCAAAAAATGGAAAATAACCCCTTCTTCTTCGGCTCTTTCAATCTCTTCGATACGGGCGGGCATTTCTGCTTTGCTTCTTCGGTAAATAATCATTGATTTTTCTGCACCTAATCGTAAAGCGGTTCTTGCGGCATCCATCGCAACATTTCCACCACCAATCACTGCTACATTTTTACCTCTAACAATTGGTGTATCATATTCGGGAAAGAGATAGGCTTTCATTAAATTAACCCGAATAAGATACTCATTTGCCGAATAAATACCCGTATAATTTTCGCCAGGGATATTCATAAACCAAGGTAAACCCGCACCCGTGCCAATAAAAACTGCATCAAATTCTTCTAATAGTTCATCAACGGTTTTGGTTTTACCAACGACAAAATTACAAACAATTTTTACTCCTAAGGCTTTTACATAATTCACTTCTCTTTCAACAATCTTTTTAGGAAGACGAAATTCGGGAATTCCGTAAACCAAAACACCACCTGGTTTATGAAGAGCCTCAAAAATAACAACTTCGTGTCCCATTTTTGCTAATTCTGAGGCACAAGTTAAACCTGCCGGTCCACTACCAACAACTGCCACTTTTTTCCCGGTTTTCTTTTCAATTTTTGGAATCTCCATTAATCCTTGCTCTGCTTCCCAATCGGCAGCAAACCTTTCTAATCGACCAATACCCACTGGTTCATGTTTTTTCCCAAGAACACATTCCTTTTCGCACTGGTCTTCTTGAGGACAAACGCGACCACAGATTGCCGGTAAACTATTTTTATCCTTTAAAATTCTAATTGCCTCTTTAAAATTGCCTTCTTTAATTTTGGCAATAAAACCCGGAATATCAATCTCTACCGGACAACCTTTTACACAGGGCGGTTTTTTACATTGGAGACATCTTTTTGCTTCAGTGATTGCTTCTTCTGGTGTATATCCCAAAGGAACTTCGTTAAAATTTTTAATTCGCTCTTTTGGTGGTTGTTCCCGCATTGGAGTTTTTTTCGGACTTACTGCCATTTTTCCTCCTTTAATATCCACCCATTTTATTGGATACCCATTTTCTCTTTAAATAATTTCAGAGAAATTTTTTCTTCTTCTAAATAGGTTTTTAATCGTGCCATTAATAAATCGTAATTTACCAAATGACCATCAAATTCTGGTCCATCCACACAGGCAAATTTTGTCTCGCCACCAATCTCAACTCGGCAGATCCCACACATTCCAGTGCCATCAAGCATCATCGCGTTTAAAGAAACAATCGTTTTAATATTATAATTTTTTGTTAACTCGGAAACCGCCTTCATCATAATTACCGGTCCAACGGCAATTACTCG contains these protein-coding regions:
- a CDS encoding Lrp/AsnC ligand binding domain-containing protein is translated as MAEAYILINVQAGKARYVYEELSKIKEITHVDAIAGPFDIIATIKAPDFNTLGRIVIEKIQTISGVERTLTCTIIHFEQ
- a CDS encoding Lrp/AsnC ligand binding domain-containing protein; the protein is MKRTAFILINCLPGKTKEVLNKLLQIPNVQYAEMVLGPYDIIAIIQATEIETIAVIVDEKIRTIDGVDETITCVAIGKEDITGLIF
- the gltA gene encoding NADPH-dependent glutamate synthase — its product is MAVSPKKTPMREQPPKERIKNFNEVPLGYTPEEAITEAKRCLQCKKPPCVKGCPVEIDIPGFIAKIKEGNFKEAIRILKDKNSLPAICGRVCPQEDQCEKECVLGKKHEPVGIGRLERFAADWEAEQGLMEIPKIEKKTGKKVAVVGSGPAGLTCASELAKMGHEVVIFEALHKPGGVLVYGIPEFRLPKKIVEREVNYVKALGVKIVCNFVVGKTKTVDELLEEFDAVFIGTGAGLPWFMNIPGENYTGIYSANEYLIRVNLMKAYLFPEYDTPIVRGKNVAVIGGGNVAMDAARTALRLGAEKSMIIYRRSKAEMPARIEEIERAEEEGVIFHFLTLPVRYYADENGRVKEMECIKMELGEPDHSGRRRPIPIPDSNFKIPVDTVVVAIGQSPNPLIPQTTKGIEVGKHGNIIVDENTGKTTKKGVFAGGDIATGAATVILAMGAGKVAARAIDEYLKTGIW